In Labeo rohita strain BAU-BD-2019 chromosome 16, IGBB_LRoh.1.0, whole genome shotgun sequence, one DNA window encodes the following:
- the LOC127179145 gene encoding protachykinin has product MKIFLLILLLLSALSDILCQNFSPDEDNWINNRYPNEVNVLESDLQTMLERVSRAPGLQQVFGLMGKRSSAKSQITRRRQKFQTFVGLMGKRNVAKPGSF; this is encoded by the exons ATGAAGATCTTCCTGCTGATTCTCCTGCTGTTGTCGGCTTTGTCAGATATATTGTGCCAGAACTTCAGTCCTGATGAGGATAACTGGATAAATAACAGATATCCAAATGAG GTAAATGTGCTAGAGTCTGACCTACAGACGATGTTGGAAAGGGTCAGCCGAGCACCTGGACTACAACAGGTTTTCGGTCTAATGGGGAAAAGATCATCag CAAAATCACAGATAACTCGGAGAC GGCAAAAATTCCAGACTTTTGTGGGTCTAATGGGAAAACGGAATGTGGCTAAACCAG gatcCTTCTAG
- the si:dkey-256h2.1 gene encoding LOW QUALITY PROTEIN: uncharacterized protein si:dkey-256h2.1 (The sequence of the model RefSeq protein was modified relative to this genomic sequence to represent the inferred CDS: inserted 1 base in 1 codon; deleted 1 base in 1 codon): MFYCQNLLFYLYLLYFGTAFRGNAASPPRNARSSDNLQHIDSVERSTGSSRYKGRSSEGLGGFEPGDPAPAFQVQTLDGVFVYNPQNHSKSALIVHAFTNKSAFLECLWTWSESLSDLLKYLPSDTEILLLSLDDTALQDAHWMREQVYRAAAHGGKEILSRLHFSPTPVFALGNWLPRVFYSWGCGGHNCGLAQVVFSSPDWSIPVIGKRLNARYDWLNGRWGTDPYRLLDAGDGCKPVTSVKGAVAWVSEGGCSFFTKMKNMAESNAAGVLVYALPGNPIQDMNCIGDDCSTXINIPASMVHFEPSVMQALRKGHPVNVTFQITPSPNFFFAINQKGALSEMGWFLYPTFRFMAWQAQWFTFNEALQEQLNRPAISVPVFDRHLMQGDTGARVEVDLPGDFMNYDILELDASLSCPGRRDETCAHWDHTVQLYVCCDPTSPYCNLELGRWITAFRRGTGHWLTDVTPLIPLLNDKKCVFTMKTVPWAMPWMTSLNLRFSHSNKTGNYSDGLYPFKVMSLFPGGTFDKDYNSRYQEIKFSVPASTKKVELYAVITAHGSDENFCGEFCVTSHHFLINRSINNTLVFESAGTPLGCAMRVAEGAVPNEHGTWLYGRAGWCDGLQVDPWRTDITSQLDLSGTNSVLYFGLFEGRNPDPKTNPGYIIMYSFLVFYK, encoded by the exons ATGTTTTATTGTCAAAATCTGCTGTTTTATCTTTATCTGTTATATTTCGGCACTGCGTTTCGCGGTAATGCAGCGTCTCCCCCGAGAAATGCGAGATCTTCTGATAATCTGCAGCACATAGACTCTGTTGAGCGGAGTACAGGTAGCAGCAGATACAAAGGAAGGTCCAGTGAAGGTCTCGGGGGCTTTGAACCTGGCGATCCTGCTCCTGCTTTCCAGGTCCAAACTCTGGATGGAGTGTTTGTTTACAATCCTCAGAACCACTCGAAGAGCGCGCTCATCGTTCACGCGTTCACGAATAAATCCGCCTTTTTGGAGTGTCTGTGGACCTGGAGCGAGTCCCTGTCAGACCTGCTGAAATATCTGCCGTCCGACACTGAAATCCTGCTCTTGTCCCTGGATGACACTGCACTACAGGACGCCCACTGGATGAGAGAACAGGTTTACAGAGCCGCAGCTCACGG AGGTAAAGAGATCTTGTCCAGACTGCATTTCTCTCCTACGCCTGTGTTTGCGCTGGGTAACTGGTTACCCAGAGTATTTTACTCATGGGGATGTGGTGGACACAACTGCGGCCTCGCTCAGGTGGTTTTCTCCTCTCCAG ACTGGAGCATACCAGTGATTGGCAAGCGTCTCAATGCCCGATACGACTGGCTGAATGGACGCTGGGGTACAGATCCTTACAGACTGCTGGATGCAGGTGATGGTTGTAAACCTGTGACGTCTGTCAAAGGTGCC GTCGCGTGGGTCTCTGAGGGTGGCTGCTCTTTCTTCACAAAG ATGAAAAACATGGCTGAATCCAATGCTGCTGGAGTGCTGGTGTATGCATTGCCTGGGAATCCCATACAGGACATGAACTGTATAGGAGACGATTGTTCCA CCATAAACATACCTGCATCTATGGTCCATTTTGAGCCTTCTGTCATGCAAGCCCTGCG AAAGGGGCATCCAGTGAATGTGACATTCCAGATCACACCTTCTCCAAACTTCTTCTTTGCAATCAACCAGAAGGGGGCGCTGTCTGAGATGGGCTGGTTTCTCTATCCAACCTTTAGATTCATGGCCTGGCAGGCTCAGTG GTTCACATTCAATGAGGCTCTGCAGGAGCAGCTGAATCGGCCTGCCATTTCAGTGCCTGTGTTTGATCGTCATCTGATGCAGGGAGATACGGGAGCTCGAGTGGAGGTGGATCTACCTGGAG ATTTCATGAATTATGATATTCTGGAATTGGACGCCTCCCTGTCCTGTCCCGGCCGCAGGGACGAGACATGTGCTCACTGGGATCACACAGTACAGCTATACGTATGCTGCGATCCTACTAGCCCATACTGCAACCTGGAGCTTGGGCGCTGGATAACAGCCTTCCGCAG AGGCACAGGTCATTGGCTGACGGATGTGACTCCTTTGATTCCCCTGCTAAATGATAAGAAATGTGTCTTCACCATGAAGACTGTGCCATGGGCCATGCCATGGATGACATCTCTCAATCTACGCTTTAGTCACAGCAACAAGACAG GTAATTACTCAGATGGATTGTACCCTTTCAAGGTAATGTCACTCTTTCCTGGGGGGACGTTTGACAAGGACTATAACAGCAGATACCAGGAGATCAAGTTCAGTGTTCCAGCTTCAACAAAGAag GTGGAGTTATATGCTGTTATCACGGCTCACGGGTCTGACGAGAATTTCTGCGGTGAATTTTGTGTGACATCACATCATTTCCTTATCAACAGATCCATCAATAACACCCTAGTGTTTGAGTCAGCTG GAACACCTCTGGGCTGTGCCATGCGGGTAGCTGAAGGAGCAGTGCCCAATGAACACGGGACCTGGCTGTACGGCCGTGCAGGCTGGTGTGACGGGCTCCAGGTTGATCCTTGGAGGACCGACATCACTTCCCAG CTGGACCTGAGTGGAACCAATTCTGTCCTTTACTTTGGACTCTTTGAAGGACGCAATCCAGATCCAAAGACTAATCCGGGGTACATTATTATGTACTCCTTTCTAgtgttttataaatga
- the col28a1b gene encoding collagen, type XXVIII, alpha 1b, whose translation MAKGFSLCLLLWLLAPAARCQNRRQSGETLINLTTKQDGELVCTLEIAFILDSSESAKGVLFDQEKAFVRSFSKRVVQMQVSDWHLKARMALIYYSSSVHVDQRFRDWQDLDSFLNRLEDAIYIGQGTYSTYAISNATQLFASETREQSVRVALLMTDGVDHPRNPDIMMAVAEAKGHNIKIFTIGLSNLAKDNVNSAKLRVVASSPAQQYFHSLTDPKLEERLLQQLEIIAKNECPRPPVCTCERGERGPPGAPGKKGEQGNEGASGPKGSRGETGPPGLPGINGPEGRPGFKGDKGDQGNCGPPGQKGHKGGEGPPGPRGPRGEQGLKGPPGDQGHEGPAGPKGDRGLIGAPGPPGEIGVGFPGPKGDRGNLGRPGPPGQVGIGQPGQPGPPGLQGTQGNPGAPGEGLPGPKGDRGYVGPTGGRGPPGYGIKGEKGNAGPPGSPGPLGMPGRGIQGEKGNQGLAGPPGQKGNPGIGLSGPKGQQGFPGERGAPGERGIGEPGPKGEPGLRGVPGEPGVPGEDGGVGPKGEIGLPGPKGQDGPPGRGLPGEKGIRGERGSRGLPGPFGPVGPAGAKGEPGNVGNPGVSGPPGRGIQGPKGDPGPVGPQGPVGEPGIGIAGPKGEIGLRGPIGPPGLKGEGYPGPPGPPGLPGLTGETGPEGTGLPGPKGDRGPPGSPGPAGAPGLGQVGPKGSIGQTGPAGPPGLPGEGIQGPKGDPGYQGLQGPRGSPGEGLPGQKGDRGLPGTQGRKGDRGSNGEPGTTGPPGNRGTKGEPGLTREEIISLIRSICGCGRICRIQPLELVFVIDSSESVGPENFEVIKDFVNTLIDRTSVSQEVTRVGVVLYSHINLVITSIRERLSRDEVKSAVRRMPYIGEGTYTGSGIRKANEIFRFARPGVQKVAVVITDGQTDHRDTVKLEDAVREAHSANITMLVIGVVNQSNPVYEDFKQELRSIASPPKEEHVFSIEDFRMLFEVESKLLHKICENIDGSIFSGTFKPGAVEEFYDSRPDGMGFIGTLAPYLEGDELNLLPDFSLTDLDRPKQDPTDRPPLIQDDFTTEERCLLPLDPGPCREYVVKWYFDPKANSCAQFWFGGCKGNINQFDTQEACRKSCVQM comes from the exons AATTAGTATGCACACTAGAGATCGCATTCATCCTGGACAGCTCAGAGAGTGCAAAGGGCGTTCTGTTCGATCAAGAGAAAGCTTTTGTGCGCTCCTTCAGCAAGCGGGTGGTGCAGATGCAGGTGTCTGACTGGCATCTGAAAGCCCGTATGGCGCTCATCTACTACAGCAGCTCTGTCCATGTCGACCAGCGTTTCAGAGACTGGCAAGACCTTGACAGTTTCCTGAACAGATTGGAGGACGCCATCTACATCGGCCAGGGAACGTACTCCACATACGCCATATCCAACGCCACTCAGCTCTTCGCCAGCGAGACCAGGGAGCAAAGCGTGAGGGTGGCCCTGCTCATGACCGACGGCGTCGACCATCCGCGGAATCCTGACATCATGATGGCGGTCGCAGAGGCTAAAGGCCACAACATTAAGATCTTCACAATTGGCTTATCAAACCTGGCAAAGGACAACGTGAACAGTGCCAAACTGCGAGTCGTAGCGAGCAGCCCAGCACAGCAGTACTTCCACAGcctcactgaccccaaactggAGGAACGGCTCCTGCAACAGCTT GAAATAATTGCAAAGAATGAA TGTCCACGGCCACCGGTGTGCACGTGTGAGAGAGGTGAACGTGGTCCTCCAGGAGCTCCT GGTAAAAAAGGAGAGCAAGGAAATGAAGGAGCATCTGGTCCAAAAGGCTCAAGG GGAGAAACAGGACCACCTGGTCTTCCAGGAATCAATGGTCCAGAG GGAAGACCTGGGTTCAAAGGTGATAAG GGGGATCAAGGTAACTGTGGACCTCCAGGGCAAAAGGGACATAAG GGCGGTGAAGGGCCTCCAGGGCCGAGGGGCCCAAGAGGAGAGCAG GGTCTGAAAGGGCCTCCAGGAGACCAGGGACATGAGGGTCCAGCAGGACCTAAA GGTGATCGAGGGCTGATTGGTGCACCTGGCCCACCGGGAGAAATTGGAGTTGGATTTCCTGGTCCAAAG GGAGACAGAGGAAACCTAGGAAGACCAGGTCCTCCTGGTCAGGTTGGCATAGGTCAGCCAGGACAACCT GGTCCTCCAGGTTTACAAGGAACACAGGGGAACCCAGGAGCACCAGGCGAAGGACTTCCTGGGCCAAAG GGTGACCGTGGCTATGTCGGCCCTACAGGTGGACGTGGACCCCCAGGTTATGGAATTAAAGGTGAAAAG GGCAATGCGGGACCTCCAGGATCACCTGGACCATTAGGAATGCCAGGCAGGGGGATTCAAGGAGAGaaa GGGAATCAGGGACTAGCCGGTCCTCCTGGTCAAAAAGGGAATCCTGGGATAGGACTCTCGGGACCAAAG ggTCAACAGGGCTTCCCTGGAGAACGTGGAGCCCCTGGAGAAAGAGGAATTGGAGAACCAGGACCCAAA GGTGAACCTGGATTACGAGGAGTACCAGGTGAGCCAGGTGTACCGGGAGAAGATGGAGGCGTAGGACCAAAG GGTGAAATAGGCTTACCAGGACCCAAAGGACAAGATGGACCTCCTGGAAGAGGCCTGCCAGGAGAGAAG GGGATTCGAGGGGAGAGGGGCTCCAGGGGCCTACCAGGACCATTTGGACCAGTTGGACCAGCAGGGGCAAAg ggAGAACCAGGAAATGTTGGAAATCCTGGTGTTTCTGGGCCTCCAGGAAGGGGCATACAGGGACCTAAG GGAGATCCAGGGCCGGTCGGTCCACAAGGTCCTGTTGGAGAACCAGGGATAGGCATTGCAGGGCCGAAG GGTGAAATAGGGTTACGAGGACCTATTGGACCGCCAGGGCTAAAAGGAGAAGGCTATCCCGGGCCACCT GGGCCACCAGGTCTGCCAGGGCTTACAGGAGAGACTGGGCCAGAGGGAACAGGTCTACCTGGACCAAAG GGGGATCGAGGCCCTCCAGGCTCCCCAGGGCCTGCTGGAGCACCAGGTCTTGGGCAAGTGGGCCCAAAG GGCTCCATTGGCCAGACTGGTCCAGCTGGTCCTCCAGGATTGCCAGGAGAGGGCATACAAGGACCAAAG GGTGATCCTGGATATCAGGGTTTACAGGGGCCAAGAGGGTCTCCTGGAGAAGGTCTGCCGGGGCAGAAG GGGGATCGTGGGTTACCCGGAACACAAGGACGTAAAGGAGACAGAGGAAGCAACGGAGAACCAGGAACTACAGGACCACCG GGTAATAGAGGAACAAAAGGAGAACCTGGTCTCACG CGAGAGGAAATAATCAGTTTAATCCGATCTATTTGTG GTTGTGGTCGCATATGCAGAATACAGCCTCTGGAGCTGGTGTTCGTGATCGACAGCTCTGAGAGCGTCGGCCCGGAAAACTTTGAGGTCATTAAAGACTTTGTAAATACATTGATCGACCGCACGTCGGTCAGTCAGGAGGTCACGCGTGTCGGCGTGGTTCTCTACAGCCACATCAACCTGGTGATCACAAGCATACGAGAGAGGTTAAGTCGTGATGAAGTGAAATCAGCCGTGCGCAGGATGCCCTACATTGGGGAAGGCACTTACACAGGAAGTGGCATCAGAAAGGCTAACGAGATCTTCCGCTTTGCTCGGCCCGGTGTGCAAAAAGTGGCTGTGGTTATTACGGACGGCCAGACGGATCATCGCGACACAGTGAAGCTGGAGGATGCGGTCAGAGAGGCCCATTCAGCCAATATCACTATGTTGGTTATAGGGGTGGTGAATCAAAGCAACCCCGTCTATGAAGATTTTAAACAAGAGCTGAGGTCAATAGCGTCGCCGCCCAAAGAAGAGCACGTGTTTTCCATAGAGGACTTCAGAATGCTTTTTG AAGTGGAAAGTAAACTGCTTCATAAGATCTGTGAGAACATTGATGGATCGATATTCAGCGGTACCTTCAAG cCAGGTGCAGTTGAAGAGTTCTACGATTCCAGACCAGACGGCATGGGCTTTATCGGCACCCTAGCACCATATTTAGAGGGAGACGAGCTGAACCTCCTCCCAGATTTCTCTCTCACGGATTTGGACCGGCCGAAGCAAGACCCAACTGACCGGCCGCCGCTCATACAGGATGATTTTACTACAG AGGAGAGATGCCTACTGCCTCTGGATCCCGGACCGTGTCGAGAGTACGTTGTTAAATGGTATTTTGATCCAAAGGCCAATTCATGTGCTCAGTTCTGGTTTGGAGGTTGCAAAGGCAACATAAACCAGTTTGACACTCAAGAGGCCTGCAGAAAATCCTGTGTGCAAATGTAA